One window of the Shewanella litorisediminis genome contains the following:
- a CDS encoding phosphatase PAP2 family protein: protein MPRIHFHLSPRHWWRRHLHIPLTLGLAFLVLATQWDWDLYVSSALFHLEGGVNAWPLRYWWLTDKVLHTGGRDLVVLASVLLLALTLTGMVNPRLKPYLRGFFYLLCSVAISVLLVRWGKSLTQVNCPWDLALFGGQYPHVSFPASMAGPGYGGQCFPGGHSSGAFAWVALYYFAVVYFPRWRWRMLASVLAVGALFSLTQELRGAHFLTHDITSLLLSWLVATLLYPLFWRRGFKADTAIAGAETVITD from the coding sequence ATGCCCAGGATTCATTTTCATCTCAGTCCACGCCATTGGTGGCGTCGTCATCTGCATATACCGTTGACCCTGGGGCTGGCTTTTTTGGTACTGGCAACCCAGTGGGACTGGGACCTTTATGTGTCCTCTGCACTGTTTCATCTGGAAGGGGGCGTCAACGCCTGGCCGCTGCGGTATTGGTGGCTAACCGACAAAGTGCTTCATACCGGTGGACGTGACCTGGTGGTGTTGGCATCAGTGCTGTTACTGGCATTGACGTTGACCGGCATGGTGAATCCGCGACTTAAACCGTATCTTCGTGGATTTTTTTACCTGCTGTGTTCAGTGGCAATCAGCGTCCTTCTGGTGCGATGGGGCAAGTCGCTGACTCAGGTGAATTGCCCCTGGGATTTGGCCCTGTTTGGCGGCCAGTATCCCCATGTGTCTTTTCCGGCGAGCATGGCTGGCCCGGGGTATGGCGGCCAGTGTTTTCCCGGCGGACATTCCAGTGGCGCCTTCGCCTGGGTCGCACTCTACTATTTTGCCGTGGTGTATTTTCCCCGCTGGCGCTGGCGAATGCTGGCCTCGGTGTTGGCGGTTGGTGCCCTGTTTTCTCTGACTCAGGAGCTGCGGGGGGCACACTTTTTAACCCATGATATCACCAGCCTGCTGTTATCCTGGTTGGTGGCTACCCTCCTGT
- a CDS encoding GlxA family transcriptional regulator, which produces MAQITSPTLNIAILIPETPVMSGVTAFLDLFRHANTYAERTGHAGVPTVEPRLYSARGGWVSVLGVGVESSPIAAMDVAQVDALVITAPLILDGRDLHRELAAFGAFDGQIKALADRGVPIAACCAGTLLMAATGLLDSRKATTAWWLAPLFEQHFPAVTLSMESLVERDGPFFTAGASTASYSLGLALLEQLVDEHFALAMAKVFLIDPNRSSQRVFMDQVPLQPLHADPQVADIMRWISNNLTADLALESLAERFAMGKRTLIRRFKAALHDTPSSYIQKLRIDRAKRLLERTDLPLERILPELGYEDVSSFRKLFIQHTSLTPKAYREKFRPGDRCCDH; this is translated from the coding sequence ATGGCTCAGATTACTTCCCCCACCCTGAATATCGCGATTCTGATACCTGAGACGCCGGTAATGAGCGGTGTGACCGCCTTTCTGGATCTGTTTCGTCACGCCAATACCTACGCTGAGCGCACCGGTCATGCCGGCGTACCCACTGTGGAGCCCAGGTTGTATTCGGCCCGGGGGGGCTGGGTGAGCGTTCTGGGGGTTGGTGTTGAGTCTTCGCCCATAGCCGCAATGGACGTTGCACAGGTCGATGCGCTGGTTATCACAGCGCCACTTATTCTGGATGGCCGGGATTTGCACCGGGAACTGGCCGCCTTTGGGGCCTTCGATGGCCAGATTAAGGCGTTGGCAGACAGAGGTGTACCCATAGCCGCTTGCTGCGCCGGCACCTTGCTCATGGCCGCCACCGGACTGCTGGATAGTCGCAAGGCCACAACAGCCTGGTGGCTGGCGCCGCTTTTTGAGCAGCACTTTCCTGCGGTAACACTGTCGATGGAGTCTCTGGTAGAGCGCGATGGCCCGTTTTTTACGGCGGGGGCGTCGACCGCCAGCTACAGTCTGGGGCTGGCGTTGCTGGAGCAACTGGTGGATGAGCATTTTGCGTTGGCCATGGCCAAGGTCTTTTTAATCGACCCCAATCGCAGCTCACAGCGGGTATTTATGGATCAGGTACCGCTGCAGCCTCTGCATGCTGACCCACAGGTTGCCGATATCATGCGCTGGATAAGCAACAATCTCACCGCGGACCTGGCGTTGGAGTCGCTGGCCGAGCGATTCGCCATGGGCAAGCGTACGCTTATTCGCCGCTTCAAGGCGGCGCTGCACGACACCCCATCGAGTTATATTCAGAAACTGCGTATCGACAGGGCCAAACGCTTGCTTGAGCGCACGGATTTGCCCCTGGAACGCATTCTGCCTGAACTCGGGTATGAAGATGTCAGCTCATTTCGAAAGCTCTTTATCCAACACACCAGCCTTACCCCCAAGGCTTACCGGGAGAAGTTTCGCCCCGGTGACCGTTGCTGTGACCATTAG
- a CDS encoding response regulator, with translation MRDKPELLLVDDSPNEIRILMEILKQDYRIRVATNGAQALEMIAQANPELVLMDVVMEPMDGYEACSRLKMDWPELPVIFVSANTETDEILKGFAAGGQDYITKPFEPEILLRKVRLTLSQAAQRLQLSSEKREATAMVMAAMHSAADIGVVVNFLRASTKHRDAQALVQEICRASANFGVQVCSRIVGVGGKPFYAASQGAVQPLEQVLMDRASEFECRMLEKGNRLILKFSSVVMLVKNLPDEPQRVGELKDYLLILMEAAHDLNQRVTADTRIAQQRLSLMMDTIRQSRAALEEIKDFQVDHKEKNLSIMNQLMLEIETGFLSMGLSEEQELWITGVIKDKLDESLAHLESGLTVDRKLHDIVEQLDAMVQTF, from the coding sequence ATGCGTGATAAGCCGGAACTCTTGTTGGTGGATGACTCTCCCAACGAAATTCGCATTTTGATGGAAATCCTCAAGCAGGATTATCGCATCAGGGTGGCCACCAATGGTGCCCAGGCGCTTGAAATGATTGCCCAAGCCAATCCCGAACTGGTGTTGATGGATGTGGTGATGGAACCCATGGACGGTTATGAGGCGTGCAGTCGGCTGAAGATGGACTGGCCCGAGTTGCCGGTGATCTTTGTGTCGGCGAACACAGAAACCGACGAAATCCTCAAGGGCTTTGCTGCCGGAGGCCAGGACTATATTACCAAACCGTTTGAGCCCGAGATATTGCTGCGCAAGGTACGGCTTACCCTGTCCCAGGCTGCGCAGCGGTTACAGCTCTCCAGCGAAAAACGGGAAGCCACCGCCATGGTGATGGCCGCCATGCACAGTGCGGCGGATATCGGTGTGGTGGTTAACTTTCTGCGGGCCAGCACCAAGCACAGGGATGCCCAGGCTCTGGTGCAGGAAATCTGCCGTGCCAGTGCCAACTTTGGGGTGCAGGTGTGCAGTCGCATCGTTGGCGTGGGAGGCAAACCCTTTTATGCCGCGAGTCAGGGGGCAGTGCAGCCCCTTGAGCAGGTGCTGATGGACAGGGCGTCGGAGTTTGAGTGTCGCATGCTGGAGAAAGGTAACCGGCTGATTTTAAAATTTTCTTCTGTGGTGATGCTGGTGAAAAATCTGCCGGATGAACCACAGCGTGTCGGTGAGCTTAAAGACTATCTGCTTATCCTGATGGAGGCCGCCCATGACCTTAATCAGCGGGTCACCGCCGACACCCGAATTGCCCAGCAGCGGCTCTCCCTTATGATGGACACCATACGCCAATCCCGGGCAGCCCTCGAGGAAATCAAAGACTTCCAGGTAGACCACAAGGAGAAAAACCTCTCCATCATGAATCAACTGATGCTGGAAATAGAGACCGGCTTTTTGTCTATGGGGCTGTCGGAAGAGCAAGAGCTCTGGATAACCGGGGTCATCAAAGACAAGCTGGATGAGAGCCTGGCGCACCTTGAGTCTGGACTGACGGTCGACAGAAAGTTGCATGACATAGTCGAGCAGCTCGATGCCATGGTGCAAACCTTTTAG
- a CDS encoding Hpt domain-containing protein, with product MPQPASPQQALDYASALKRLGGNQGLLNAVLAKFSEDFQTFPERLQTLFETGQWNELRILTHTLKGSAANISAGRLSGAAAAIESAIKNGEVPVSPELCLVCLDAWQQLAGELDALHGARQAPETVAISMTEMLVRLKRLEALIDSDFAAADAMFLELRQLRVPERYQDDFNLFIKQFDAFDVRAAKSVLARMLGREA from the coding sequence ATGCCCCAGCCCGCAAGCCCACAACAAGCGCTGGATTATGCCTCTGCCCTGAAACGCCTAGGGGGCAATCAGGGACTCCTGAATGCGGTGCTGGCAAAGTTTTCGGAAGATTTTCAAACGTTCCCGGAACGTTTGCAGACCCTGTTTGAGACAGGTCAATGGAATGAACTCAGGATCCTGACCCATACCCTCAAGGGCAGCGCTGCCAATATCAGTGCCGGGCGCTTGAGCGGCGCGGCGGCGGCCATAGAAAGCGCAATCAAGAATGGCGAAGTGCCTGTTTCCCCTGAGCTGTGCCTGGTGTGTCTCGACGCCTGGCAGCAGTTGGCGGGTGAACTCGATGCATTGCATGGCGCCCGGCAGGCGCCGGAGACGGTCGCCATCAGCATGACTGAAATGCTGGTGCGGCTGAAACGGCTCGAAGCGCTCATTGACAGCGATTTCGCTGCGGCAGACGCCATGTTTCTCGAACTGAGGCAACTGAGGGTGCCCGAGAGATACCAGGATGATTTCAATCTGTTTATTAAACAATTCGATGCATTCGATGTGCGCGCAGCCAAATCGGTTTTGGCCAGAATGCTGGGGAGGGAAGCCTGA